The Caulobacter vibrioides sequence CATGCCGACGTACCAGACATCGTCGGCTTGCGGCTCGATCCAGGCGCAGGCGAACGGCTTGGCGTCGGCCGTGTCGCGGAAGGTCAGCAGGGTCGAGCCCGGCTTGGCGGCGAGGTCTGCGCGCAAGGACGCCTCATCGGTGCGCTGGCCGCCCAAAAGCTCGCTCTCGCTGGTCCAGCCCTGGGTCGCCGTCTCGCCGCGATAGGCGGTGTTCACCAGAGCGGCGATATCGGCCAGTTCGTGGTCCTGGTAGAGCGTCAGCAGCGGCATGGGCGGGTTCCGAAAGGGCGAGGGCCGGCAAGTTAGACCGTGCGCCGGCCGTTCAACAAT is a genomic window containing:
- a CDS encoding GNAT family N-acetyltransferase, which produces MPLLTLYQDHELADIAALVNTAYRGETATQGWTSESELLGGQRTDEASLRADLAAKPGSTLLTFRDTADAKPFACAWIEPQADDVWYVGMITVSPLKQAGGLGRAMLQTCEAYARARGGKVMRMTVISVRDTLIAWYERRGYRLTGETQPFPYGDARFGLPQRDDLAFVVMEKGL